Part of the Citrus sinensis cultivar Valencia sweet orange chromosome 2, DVS_A1.0, whole genome shotgun sequence genome, agttttctgaaaCTGAGATGACAATTTTTTGGGAGACATACGTGTTAACTTTTGATTAAGGCATTTATCTGAAGGAAGAGGAGGGTACACAGAATACAGTGAGTATTATCTAAAGAATGAAGGATTACATGCACATTTGGTACTTCGAGCTCGAATAAATATCTCTGTTTAGTTCTTTAAATTACAAACCGTACAATATGGttcttaaaaatttgtaattaggGACTGGCACCTAATATATTTGATGACATGAGGATTACTTTTGTTGAGATGACAATtcttttgttaactttttacAAACGTCAGGAAGAGGGGATAGAGTAAAGGTCAGACAGGGCGAAGAAAGGAAAACGTGACTGGAGTGAGAGGGCTAGATGGAGGTGGAAACAATGGAGAGGCAAAGAAGTCCATGAGCATTTGTGCGGAGTGGCCATTCTTTAACAAACAATGCCACCAAATTATTACTTCATTGGAAAAATTAGCATTTCAACAGACGCTTGAAATCTTGATTCCACTTGACTAAATTACATCAgttaaagttttgattttccaAACTGAGCTAACATGAACTTCTAGGACTTTATTCATACGTCAGTCTTAGTTAAACATGATCTTAGTAGGAAATGATCAAGTTAGCAGGGTCTAGTCTCCCTCTTTGcagttaaaaaagaatataactcttgatatatatatatatatatatggtttGATTGGAGTACAAAATACAGTCTCCTCAAACCAGATTTCAAGTTGCTTTTGTGCAACTTACATgaacctaaaatttaaaaaagagtgTAGTAGAACATAGCTTCAGATAAATCAAGTCAGCTGACAGTTCCCATCGGGCTGCGTGGGACTGTTTGCAATATTACCCAATACTGGGATCAATGCCCACATGCGCACATGCCATAAATTAGACTTCAAAATAATGTGCAGTAGCTGGACATGATGGTGTGTATCAAAAGGGAATGAGATAACTCTTCATGGTAGGAGAGAACTTGTAATTCAAATAGCATGATCaactttttaatgaaataatacAGTGGGGTCCTTAAAATGAGGTTAAATTATATGCAAAGGCGAAAAGTTATAGAATATTATCAACCTTGGGTCCTTAAAATGAGGATCCTTAAAATGAGGTTAAATTATATGCAAAGGCGAAAAGTTatagaatattattaatctttggACCCCACTGtattatttcatttacattCCACTGTATTATTTCTACATGCAGCATGAAACAATTCATGGTAGAAATAGAATATCATTAATCTTTGGAATATTGATGacaggaagaaagaaaatccaaGAGAGGGAGAAGGTACCTTCATTCGAGGGCGCTTCTCAGCATTGAGCTTTCGTACCTCATATCGGATACGCTTCGAGAATAGCCTATTTTGCCTTTTCTCCTTGTATCTCATAACACTTGCCTCCCTATGCTCTTTACTCCATCCCTCTTTACCCAATTCATCAACTTTGAAGCTACTAGCATTACCAGTCATTTCTGGGACACTAAATAAATTCCCACTGTTGCCAGCATCAAATAGCATCTGTTGCAACACAAATACACCCATAATATTATTGctgagataaaatatttacggAACACCACATCTCTTCTTAACAAGGAATTAGCTCATGCAATTCAATCGGAAGTTTGGCATTCGAGCATATCACATGAAAGGAACCACACATCAGGTCAATATACATAGAAACATGCAGTTGCAAGATATTTCCCAAGTAACCACCATCATCAATCTCATGGCTAATGAACTTCATTATCAACTGTAAAACAGAATGTATCCaaattgatgtggcattaacAATTGATTACCTTTTTGcctattcatatttttttaatttttgacattttcacTAGTGTCTTCTATGAATAGTCAGTTCATGTAACAAAGGTAGAACTAGGCCATAAAGCACCAGCACATAGCTGGCTAAAAGTTACACTTGGGTCCCAAAAAAGGGCAAGAAAGTGCTCCCATTTCCAAAATAGTCACAAGCACCATCAATTGATTCAATTCTGAATTCCCAAAGAAACACATACATGAATACATGTGCACAAGTTGATAATTAACACATTATAGAGTacatgaatggtaattgattAAACAGTGAAATATATCTTACGTTGGGATCATCATACAAATCAGGGACGGTTTGTGGGGACTCTCCTCCATCAACAAAAAGTGGGGCCTTATCAGACCAGGCGTTCAAGACCTCCTGATAATCAAGCTTCAAAGCCAACGATAACCTCTTCTTCCCCCGCACCTGCTTCACACGCCATGCGCCCGcatcgtcatcatcatcatcaacgcAACTACTCCCTTCCTCTTCTTTaataatcttcttcttcttcgaaTCTACCACCTCACTGTAACTCACCCACCTCTCCTCACTCGCATCCCTCTCTTTACACCTCATCGCCGTCCGTACAAGACCATAATCACTGCACTCACGGTGACCGTCACCGCTACCGTGACTAAACAGCGGCGAGGACGACAGTAGGCCCTCCTCCGATGCTGTGAGTAGGCCGTCGAGGGTAGTGGTGCTGTCGGTGGCCGTATCGAAAAGCAAACTTGCAACCATTACGTTGTTGCTTTCTTGATCATGCATATCTAATTTGCTGCCATGATCTCCCGGGTGAAGCGGGAAAAGATTCAGCTGCTTCATTTGTTGCTTTTGCTTCATTTTGCTCTTCTTGTTAGAGCTCTGTTGATGATGACTCCTGTCTTGTGGGCTCAGCTTCAAGTTCAGACTCAAGTACTTGGGCTTCCTTCTCTTTGTTCTGCTTCTTCGAGCCGCTGGTTTATTCACGGCAACATTATTTCCGCTAATTTTCTGCTTTCTCTTCGGTGGAGGACTCTTCTGTTGACACATTCTTGCTTTAAAGAAAGTGTTTTTCCTCCTTTTCCGTTTGCAGGATTTGAGTTGTTGTCTTGTTTCTCGTACAAGCTAACGAAAGAGAAAAGTGTTTTTTAGCGTCAAGTGTTTACAACACTGAAGCAGAGCAGGCTTGACTCTTAATTCTCAACACTGTTAGTCTGTTGGTATTGGGGGCATGGCTGAGAGTCTGGCTACAGAGTTGATGGGTGTTTGGGTCATTTAGATGTGTCAGCTGAACTACCTAGCTCTGTACAGAGAAGGCTGATGGTGATTGTTTCGCTTTATCGACACGTGCCGTTCGGTGATTGGTCCTATGAGTGGATTGTATTGTTATCCGGATTTCGTTTTGCTGTTAGATAAAATAGATAGGATGGGACTGGATTCTAATGGTCCTTTGGGattgcattttttaaattaattttgatgtttagtaattttttaaagaaaattatttttaataaaattaacctgttatataataaatttcaaaaagtaaggagtgtgtaattttttaatttttgatttagagaattaattttatgtttagtataatttcatatatttccttgtatatataattaaaatacaaaaattgttcttatttaattaagaaataaaattaataaatttaaagagatttttaatactatttatatttagataacaaaagaataaataaataaaaatatttattttaactattaattattatatatacattataaaatatattatatatacttgTTATGGATGTGCATATAAatgttattcaatattatctctattttaattagttaaaattttataataatttactagtaaaatttattaaataattatgattgctttaaaattcacaacaaatttaaaagtaaattatactaaacaattaattgatttttttataactaattattttcacAGTActattaacaacaattattttaaaaattacattattgcCAAACTTATCCTATTTTTAGAAATTGCTCTTCAATATGCTATTTTGCGCTTTGCATTTATCTATGAATGTCCATCCACGTGGTTTTTACCTTGCTACATAGTCTCCTCTTTCTCCCCTTTCTTTCTTCTACCAAACATTATGATCtttcaaaaatcaattatcaCGACAAATTCGTACAAAAGGCAATGCCCTTTCATGATATTCAACATTCGATATTCTTGGGTATtgtggaaaataaataaatttaattttcataacaaTAATGTGATCATATAATGACATTTAATTTCATGTAGTTTAATGtgatgttaaataaatataatttgattttcacaAAGTCAAACGGGCTATTATTGGACATGAATTAGAGGTGAAGATACCTgcattgaaaataataatcaatcatCCCAACTCAATAATTTAGTGTAAATGTCACTTGACAATAATAAGTTTGATTTCGTATCATGCCTTTCATGACAtgtaaagaaataataaataattagttttcCATGAAATGTCATTATCGCTATATATATGCTATAGATTTACGTAATAttcatttgtaagaaaataagGCGGTTagttttttcttcctttttttttcgaaTAAAGCAGTTTGAATAAAGCATTAAGGTCtcccaattattttatttaaaaatatttttaaaaaaagttcaaatatatatatttttacatatatttaaccAATTCATAAGGCCATAACATTATATTTACAGTTTTTAATCCTATAATTCCAACTTTTAGAGCCCAatctaataaaaaacaaaattttattaaatgataaatttgtaaaatataatgaaaaataaaaataaaaaatatacttttggctaaactcaaaaaaaaaaaaaacccctcgatcaaaataaaaaagacattCGCATTGTAATTCAGCCAAATGTGTAACATCACATGCCAACTTccaattattataaatatgattatgatttaagaatttttttttaatctactTGAAACAGAtcaccatttttcttttataaaaaaaaaataaaacttttaatgCATTTATTGGGAATAGTAGCGTCACCGATGAGATATCCAATGCCTTTTCGGAGTCAGTAGCAGACAACACGAGAAAGTGAGGGTAGGACCCAAAGACGGAGCGCTTTTTTCCTGCGCTTTTTGGTCTTGGGTGTGCTTGCCGGTGGTACACGTGTGTAATGACCCAATAATGCGACTGAAAAAAtgccaataaaaaataatcattaatcatcgaataaattcaaaaaaaagaaaaaagaaaaaagaaaaaagaactttTTCGTTCGAGTCAGATCAGACGCTGTTCCATGTGATGACGTTGTTCTGAAGAGCGGTACGTTCTGTCGTTCAGATATTTGAAAAGGGCGGTGATATTTTATGGGCTCTGGTTGAGTTCGAGCATATTTAACTTAGAACCAACTAACCACAGCCGTTGatccttaaattatttttcaaccGTTAAGATTATTAATACAAATGATAGGTGATCAGGTAACACggttaaattcaaaattaaaatatctttacaattaaattaagttttttatcttcttctttctcgTCTTCTTCATGCTTTCTTCATCAAGTCTATCAACATCCAGCCGAATTTTAACACGTGATTCATCCTTCGAATCCTCTACATTCATCAAAATTTGATCTAAAATAAAACccattaacttaaaaaacttACTGTGTCTCTCACTAACACTTTGAGGATACCTAGTTCAGATTTCATACTAATATAACGAAACACTATTGGCCAGTTCAACACTAGAACTACAGCCCTCAGAACAATTCGAATCAAAATCACACACATAAGAGATCTCTTCACGAGTATCAAAGAATTGTTCGTCTTCCTCTTCGTTAGACATAACCGCCATATTTCGCGAAATTGAGGCCCAACCATTAACTTctgaatcaaaatatttataaataaggaaaatatcaattaattcaCAGAATTTTCCAATTAAATAACCAAATATTATGGTTGATTCAAGGAGAAAAGAAACccaatatataaaatcaatcaacATATACAGATCTTGCAATCACAAGAATGacaaaaccaaaaattaacaaccgcatttaactaaaattactAAGTAAATCgaatcaaaaacaaaacaagcaaGTGATTTGCTGACCTGGGGGTCAACATAAAATTCTAGTCAAGCCCCTGCACCATAAATGTTAAGAGGATTCATTCTCACTTCCAAAATAACCTCTCCCTTGCAAAAGAAAGCCCCCTAGTTCCCACTTGAAAAGGCAAACAATGATCATCGCTGCATTgtaattgaatataaatatattcaaaataaaataatcttgatgaagaaaacatgaagaagatgaggaagaagaagataaaaatcttaattacattataaagaaattttaattttgaattaaaccATTCTATTCGGTCACCTATCATTTGTATTAATAGTCTTAACGGTTGAAAAATAGTGTAAGGATCAACGGCTAGGATTATTTGGCTCCAAGTTAGAGATGATCCAACTTAGCcaaatcttattttaaaacatggGTTTGCTTATAGGGTGCGTTTGACAcactgtattatattatactgtattgtattattttaatgcaagtgtattatattatgttgtattacattagcactgtattataataatactgtacaatatttagttttacactatactgtattaatttttaattatattatgtttggtACTGCGctgtactgtattaatttcttttcatgattaattttaattatatatttagaaaataatatctactagtacttagaaaaatactaaatatagaagccttaaatttaagaatttttacattaatttttttgtttaaataaaagaatcataattatttataagacATATGTAAAACTAACAAATTCTAAGATTTACAATGatataagatttattttttcaataattcctAAATATATAACCTATGAAATAAAGattgaaacaaataattcaatcaaataGCATTTAAAAACTATCAcagagtaaataaataattaaaacatgcAAAATTCATTCAAAGTTAATACATACTTCAAAAGCATCACAAATTAGTAAAGTAATACAATAGTTGTACGCGTCAAATAATTTAAGTACACACGTCTGCAAGCCAAACTACTAATGCAAAATATCATTGTTTAGTTAGAAATCCATACTCTTTAATCAAACTCCAGCTCTCCTTTCATGCTCACGCAAAAGCATCCTAATATAAGCCAACTTACGATCACGATCATTTCGTAATACCTTAAAAGCCCTTATATGTGA contains:
- the LOC102622630 gene encoding zinc finger protein CONSTANS-LIKE 7-like; the protein is MCQQKSPPPKRKQKISGNNVAVNKPAARRSRTKRRKPKYLSLNLKLSPQDRSHHQQSSNKKSKMKQKQQMKQLNLFPLHPGDHGSKLDMHDQESNNVMVASLLFDTATDSTTTLDGLLTASEEGLLSSSPLFSHGSGDGHRECSDYGLVRTAMRCKERDASEERWVSYSEVVDSKKKKIIKEEEGSSCVDDDDDDAGAWRVKQVRGKKRLSLALKLDYQEVLNAWSDKAPLFVDGGESPQTVPDLYDDPNMLFDAGNSGNLFSVPEMTGNASSFKVDELGKEGWSKEHREASVMRYKEKRQNRLFSKRIRYEVRKLNAEKRPRMKGRFVKRNSEV